In the genome of Pseudomonas sp. LBUM920, one region contains:
- a CDS encoding efflux RND transporter periplasmic adaptor subunit, translated as MLIMIVVVLVIVAIIAGVKFVQISALIAQSKAPLPAAVVTALQVPFSDWQPSVSAVGSMKAVRGVDVTTEVGGIVRTLGFTPGQEVAAQALLVQLNADSDIAQLHSLEATADLAGIVLKRDKAQLAVNAISQAQVDSDTADLKAKLAAAEQQRALVAKKTIRAPFAGRIGITSVNPGQYLNPGDKIATLQTFDPIYIDFSVPQTQLEAIAIGQVVSVTADGLSKQTFTGRISTIDTQFDSTTRNVTVEATVENPKQSLVPGMFARAVVNSGTTQRYLTVPQTSVTYNPYGTTVFIATSSKNDKGDEVLTAQQTFIKTGPTRGDQVAILSGVKEGDLLITSGQMKLKNGSPVKVDNSAAPLNDPAPTPQEH; from the coding sequence ATGCTGATCATGATCGTGGTGGTGCTGGTGATTGTCGCGATCATTGCCGGGGTGAAATTCGTGCAGATTTCGGCGCTGATCGCCCAATCCAAAGCGCCCTTGCCTGCCGCCGTGGTGACGGCGCTGCAGGTGCCATTCAGTGACTGGCAACCGAGCGTCTCCGCCGTGGGCTCGATGAAGGCGGTGCGCGGAGTGGATGTAACCACGGAAGTCGGCGGCATCGTGCGCACCCTCGGCTTCACGCCCGGGCAAGAGGTGGCAGCCCAGGCACTGCTGGTGCAATTGAACGCCGACTCGGACATCGCCCAATTGCATTCCCTGGAGGCAACCGCGGACCTGGCCGGTATCGTGCTCAAGCGCGACAAGGCGCAACTGGCGGTCAACGCCATTTCCCAAGCCCAAGTGGACAGCGACACCGCCGACCTCAAGGCCAAACTCGCCGCCGCCGAACAACAGCGCGCGCTGGTGGCGAAAAAAACCATTCGCGCCCCCTTTGCCGGGCGCATCGGCATCACCAGCGTCAACCCCGGCCAATACCTCAACCCCGGCGACAAGATCGCCACGTTGCAGACCTTTGATCCTATCTACATCGATTTTTCGGTGCCGCAGACCCAACTGGAGGCCATTGCCATCGGCCAGGTGGTTTCGGTGACGGCTGACGGCCTGTCAAAGCAGACCTTCACCGGGCGAATCAGCACCATCGACACCCAGTTCGACTCAACCACGCGCAACGTCACCGTCGAGGCGACCGTCGAGAACCCCAAGCAAAGCCTGGTGCCCGGGATGTTTGCCCGTGCGGTGGTCAACTCGGGGACCACCCAGCGCTACCTCACCGTGCCGCAGACGTCAGTGACCTACAACCCTTACGGCACCACGGTGTTCATTGCCACGTCGAGCAAAAACGACAAGGGCGATGAGGTACTCACCGCGCAACAAACCTTCATCAAGACCGGGCCGACCCGCGGTGATCAGGTCGCGATCCTGTCGGGCGTGAAGGAAGGCGATCTGTTGATCACCAGCGGCCAGATGAAGCTCAAGAACGGCTCGCCGGTGAAGGTCGATAACAGTGCCGCGCCGCTGAACGACCCGGCGCCAACTCCCCAAGAACATTAA
- a CDS encoding LysR family transcriptional regulator produces the protein MDYFTALTAFVEAAEGNNFSRAAERLGIKASTVSRYVKDLEQDLGIALFNRSTRTLHLTEGGRTFLLHARRVLDELEQAKAATSALNQEPRGLLKLNLPPAFARHRILPLLNTFVARYPQIKLELVLDNAQVNLIHTGVDLAIRIGALADSTLKARKICAGNYLLVASPGFCAAHPAPSTPAELARLPAVLSQHDFAFASSDEVVPLVPHDCIRINDLDAQLIAARQGLGFALLPDWLVATSIEAGALQVWLPEWNILGAEQAFSVWFVYPPKKIVSSKVRCFIDFIVEQLGETPDWKRQGRPCPSARQPT, from the coding sequence TTGGATTATTTCACCGCGCTGACCGCCTTCGTCGAAGCTGCCGAAGGCAACAACTTCTCGCGCGCCGCCGAGCGGCTCGGCATCAAGGCGTCAACCGTTTCTCGCTACGTGAAGGACCTTGAACAGGACTTGGGCATCGCCCTGTTCAACCGCTCGACGCGCACGCTGCACCTGACCGAGGGTGGCCGGACGTTTCTGCTGCATGCGCGCAGGGTGCTGGATGAGCTTGAACAGGCCAAGGCGGCGACGTCGGCGCTGAATCAGGAGCCTCGTGGGCTGCTCAAGCTCAACTTGCCGCCAGCGTTTGCCCGTCACCGTATCCTTCCCCTGTTGAATACATTTGTGGCTCGCTACCCGCAGATCAAGCTGGAACTGGTATTGGATAACGCCCAAGTCAACCTGATTCATACCGGCGTTGACCTGGCGATTCGCATTGGCGCGCTGGCTGATTCCACGCTCAAGGCGCGCAAGATTTGCGCGGGCAACTACCTGCTGGTGGCCAGCCCGGGCTTTTGCGCTGCGCACCCTGCCCCTTCAACGCCGGCCGAGCTGGCCCGCCTGCCGGCGGTACTGAGTCAGCATGATTTTGCGTTTGCATCTTCTGATGAAGTGGTGCCGCTGGTCCCTCACGACTGTATCCGTATCAACGATCTCGATGCGCAGCTGATCGCGGCGCGCCAGGGCCTGGGGTTTGCCCTGTTACCCGACTGGTTGGTGGCTACCAGTATCGAAGCGGGAGCGTTACAGGTATGGCTGCCAGAATGGAACATCCTCGGTGCCGAGCAGGCATTTTCTGTGTGGTTCGTTTATCCACCCAAGAAGATCGTGTCGTCCAAGGTCAGGTGCTTTATCGACTTCATCGTTGAGCAGTTGGGTGAAACACCTGATTGGAAGCGCCAGGGCCGTCCGTGCCCAAGCGCCCGCCAGCCGACCTAA
- a CDS encoding cupin — translation MNSEFKPDLAVAAPPEQVDAEYFEYSKAANPISANLITRIPYHSFPASLYDSGPSRVVALDLSAALGCEGPATGPGLCANFIRLNADDTVELHPNATSQVFYVIAGEGSVSQGEHQIEWSAGCFIALPGLLAARFRASQDARLYYVHDEPLLRYLGVTRSTDRFAPTLYPAALANLKLREAADDPRAQDRSRISILLGNRNFPQTRTVTHVLWAMYGILPPGSIQKPHRHQSIALDFIIDCPTGCYSLVGTELDADGQIRNPVRVDWSPGLAFVTPPGYWHAHFNESDQEAFLIPIQDAGLQTYLRALDIRFS, via the coding sequence ATGAACAGCGAATTCAAGCCCGACCTGGCCGTAGCTGCCCCGCCCGAACAAGTCGATGCCGAGTATTTTGAATACAGCAAGGCAGCCAACCCGATCAGCGCCAATCTGATTACCCGAATTCCTTACCACAGCTTCCCGGCCTCGCTGTATGACAGCGGCCCGTCGCGGGTGGTCGCGCTGGACCTCAGCGCTGCGCTGGGCTGTGAAGGTCCGGCGACCGGGCCCGGGCTGTGTGCCAACTTCATCCGCCTGAACGCCGATGACACCGTGGAGCTGCACCCCAATGCCACCTCCCAAGTGTTTTATGTGATCGCCGGAGAGGGCAGCGTCAGCCAGGGCGAACACCAGATCGAATGGTCGGCCGGTTGTTTTATCGCGCTGCCCGGCTTGCTGGCAGCCCGGTTCCGCGCCTCGCAGGATGCGCGCCTGTACTACGTGCACGATGAGCCGCTGTTGCGCTACCTGGGGGTTACGCGCAGCACCGACCGTTTCGCGCCGACGCTGTATCCGGCCGCACTGGCCAACCTGAAGCTGCGTGAAGCGGCCGATGATCCGCGTGCCCAGGACCGCAGCCGTATCAGCATCCTGCTGGGTAACCGCAACTTTCCACAGACCCGAACCGTCACGCATGTGCTGTGGGCCATGTACGGCATACTGCCGCCCGGCTCGATCCAGAAGCCGCACCGGCACCAATCGATTGCACTGGATTTCATCATCGACTGCCCCACGGGCTGTTACTCGCTGGTGGGCACCGAACTGGACGCCGATGGGCAGATTCGCAACCCGGTACGCGTCGACTGGTCGCCGGGCTTGGCGTTCGTGACCCCGCCGGGGTATTGGCACGCGCACTTCAATGAGTCCGACCAGGAAGCATTCCTGATCCCTATCCAGGATGCTGGCTTGCAAACCTACTTGCGCGCGCTGGATATTCGCTTTAGCTGA
- a CDS encoding oxaloacetate decarboxylase: protein MPKISHSALRRNFRELLAKHICVETASVFDPMSARIAADLGFEVGILGGSVASLQVLAAPDFALITLSEFVEQATRIGRVTQLPFIADADHGYGNALNVMRTVEELERAGVAALTIEDTLLPAQFGRKSTDLISVEEGIGKVKAALEARVDPELSIVARTNAGVLPTEDVIARTKAYEKAGADGICMVGVKDFDHLEKIAENLSVPLMLVTYGNPQLNDSERLAALGVRIVVAGHGAYFASIKATYDSLRAQRKLTSSTSNLSATELTHTYTLPESYVAWAEEFMDVKE from the coding sequence ATGCCAAAGATTTCTCACTCAGCACTGCGCCGCAACTTCCGTGAACTGCTTGCCAAACACATCTGCGTTGAAACCGCCTCCGTCTTTGACCCCATGTCTGCGCGCATCGCCGCCGACCTGGGTTTCGAAGTCGGTATCCTCGGCGGTTCAGTCGCATCGTTGCAGGTCCTCGCGGCACCCGATTTTGCGTTGATCACACTGAGTGAGTTCGTCGAGCAGGCCACCCGCATTGGCCGTGTGACCCAACTGCCGTTCATCGCCGACGCCGACCACGGTTACGGCAATGCCCTGAACGTAATGCGCACCGTCGAAGAGCTTGAGCGCGCCGGGGTTGCGGCACTGACGATTGAAGACACGTTGTTGCCCGCGCAGTTCGGGCGTAAATCCACCGACCTGATTTCGGTTGAGGAAGGCATCGGCAAGGTCAAGGCCGCGCTTGAAGCGCGGGTCGACCCAGAGCTGTCTATCGTCGCCCGCACCAACGCTGGCGTGTTGCCGACCGAAGACGTCATCGCCCGCACCAAAGCTTATGAAAAAGCCGGCGCCGACGGCATCTGCATGGTGGGCGTCAAAGACTTCGACCACCTTGAGAAGATCGCAGAAAACCTCAGCGTGCCGTTGATGCTGGTGACTTACGGCAACCCGCAGCTCAATGACAGCGAACGCCTGGCCGCGCTGGGTGTGCGCATTGTGGTGGCCGGCCACGGCGCCTACTTTGCGTCGATCAAGGCGACTTACGACAGCCTGCGTGCGCAACGCAAGTTGACCAGCAGCACTTCGAACCTCAGCGCGACTGAACTGACGCATACCTACACGCTGCCGGAAAGCTACGTGGCGTGGGCGGAAGAATTCATGGACGTGAAAGAGTAA
- the fabF gene encoding beta-ketoacyl-ACP synthase II — MSKRIVVTGMGALTPLGASVESTWQRLLNGQSGIRRLPEELIGDLAISIGGQVQSVLQDPEAGFDPDRLLAAKEQRKMDRFILFALAAADEALKQAGWAPQTPQAQERTATIIASGVGGFPAIADAVRTTDSKGPRRLSPFTIPSFLSNMAAGHVSINYGLKGPLGAPVTACAAGVQAIGDAARMIRAGEIDVAVCGGAEAAIHRVSLAGFAAARALSSDFNDTPERASRPFDQARDGFVMGEGAGILVIEELEHALARGAQPIAELVGYGTSADAYHMTAGPEDGDGARRAMTQALRQAGIEAAQVQYLNAHATSTPVGDKGELAAIKTVFGAEGGPAISSTKSATGHLLGAAGGIEAIFSVLALRDQVAPVTLNLDNPDALADGLDMVRGEARHMPIEYALSNGFGFGGVNASVLFRRWA; from the coding sequence ATGAGTAAACGTATCGTCGTGACAGGCATGGGCGCACTGACGCCGCTGGGCGCCAGCGTGGAATCCACCTGGCAACGCCTGTTGAACGGGCAGTCGGGCATACGCCGTCTGCCTGAGGAATTGATCGGTGACCTCGCCATCAGCATCGGTGGCCAGGTGCAAAGCGTGCTGCAAGACCCTGAGGCCGGGTTTGACCCTGATCGGCTGCTGGCCGCCAAGGAACAGCGCAAGATGGACCGCTTTATCCTGTTCGCCCTGGCGGCAGCCGATGAAGCCCTCAAGCAAGCCGGCTGGGCGCCTCAAACGCCGCAGGCACAGGAACGCACGGCGACCATCATTGCCTCTGGCGTCGGCGGCTTTCCGGCGATTGCCGATGCCGTGCGCACCACCGACAGCAAAGGCCCGCGACGCTTGTCGCCCTTCACCATTCCGTCCTTTCTGAGCAACATGGCGGCCGGGCATGTGTCGATCAACTATGGCTTGAAAGGCCCGCTGGGCGCGCCGGTAACCGCCTGCGCAGCCGGTGTGCAAGCGATTGGGGACGCGGCGCGGATGATCCGTGCCGGGGAAATCGATGTGGCGGTGTGTGGCGGTGCGGAAGCGGCGATTCACCGGGTCAGCCTGGCCGGGTTTGCGGCGGCGCGGGCGTTATCCAGCGACTTCAATGACACGCCTGAGCGGGCGTCGCGGCCTTTCGATCAGGCACGTGACGGCTTCGTGATGGGCGAAGGGGCCGGCATCCTGGTCATCGAAGAACTGGAGCATGCCCTGGCACGCGGCGCGCAGCCCATCGCCGAACTGGTGGGTTATGGCACCAGTGCCGATGCCTACCACATGACGGCCGGGCCGGAAGACGGTGATGGCGCGCGGCGGGCGATGACTCAGGCACTGCGTCAGGCAGGCATCGAGGCAGCCCAGGTGCAGTACTTGAACGCCCATGCAACCTCGACGCCGGTGGGTGACAAAGGCGAACTGGCAGCCATCAAGACCGTGTTCGGCGCCGAGGGCGGCCCGGCCATCAGCTCAACCAAATCTGCTACCGGCCACTTATTGGGCGCTGCAGGCGGCATCGAAGCGATCTTCAGCGTGCTTGCCCTGCGCGACCAGGTCGCCCCGGTGACGCTGAACCTGGACAACCCGGACGCGCTGGCCGATGGCCTGGACATGGTGCGCGGT
- a CDS encoding efflux RND transporter permease subunit, with amino-acid sequence MKLTDTFIQRPVWAVVVSLFILILGLRSIFELPVNQWPRTENTVVTITTAYYGADASTVAGFITQPLESAIAQAQGIDYLSSTSITGVSTITATLRLNYDASKALTEINTQVNSVKNQLPAQSQEPVLTIAVGQTTDAMYLGFYSDTLPTNNITDYLVRVVKPKLDSIQGVQTAEILGGRQFALRAWLDPDKLAAHNVTAQDVSTALANNNYLSAVGSTRGQTVTVDLTAGTDLHTVDEFKRLVIKQKGDALVYLEDVATVTLGAESYDSSVAFSGKRSVFIGIKAAPTANILTVADSVREAFPELQSQLPTGVRGEIVYDSTEFINTSIYEVVKTLVEAMIIVSVVIYLFLGSFRAVIVPLVAIPLSLVGTFFIMYLLGYSINLLTLLALVLAIGLVVDDAIIVVENVDRHIKEEGKGVLEAALIAARELGGPIVAMTVVLIAAYVPIGLRSGLTGALFKEFCFSLAGAVTVSAVVALTLSPMMTSKLFKSGQEEGRFARRLDQYFDWLRGRYHRVLSGGLNIWPVLVTFGFVLFLLVAASGMTAKSELSPTEDQGLVFMQIKGPPTASPQQMERIADQAFQIASKETEYAQMFQLTGLPILNQGLGGVLLKTWGDRTRSQAQLILDLQQKWNQVPGATIAAFPLPSLPGAQGLPVQFVITTTDSVENLNEVAQAVMAEAQKQQLFWFADMDLKLDKPQARLVVDREKIAALGLTQADVGAALSAALGGNYVNYFSTAGRSYKVIPQVLQVNRLNPEQILDYYIRTPSGSMIQARTVAHIETSTQPESINHFQQLNSATLSGVSGVAQGELLAKLNTILTNVAPSGYTSDFAGESRQFIQESGGFFGLLMFSILIVYLALAFQFESFRDPVVILFSVPPALFGALAFITMGYASINVYTQVGLVTLLGLITKHGILIVQFANELQRAGHSKREAIEEAAGVRLRPILMTTAAMVLGVVPLVWASGAGAAGRHDMGLVIFAGLSIGTLLTLFMVPAMYMFIGETHHQQTTQTLPGSDLRTT; translated from the coding sequence ATGAAGCTTACCGATACCTTTATTCAGCGACCGGTGTGGGCAGTGGTGGTTTCGCTGTTCATTCTGATCCTGGGGCTGCGCTCGATCTTCGAGTTGCCGGTGAACCAATGGCCGCGCACCGAAAACACGGTAGTCACCATTACCACCGCCTACTACGGCGCGGATGCGTCCACAGTCGCCGGTTTTATCACCCAGCCGCTGGAGTCGGCCATCGCCCAAGCCCAGGGCATCGACTATTTGTCCTCAACCAGCATCACCGGCGTCTCCACCATTACCGCGACCTTGCGGCTGAACTACGACGCCAGCAAGGCCCTCACCGAGATCAATACCCAGGTCAATTCGGTAAAGAACCAGCTGCCCGCGCAGTCCCAGGAACCGGTACTCACCATTGCCGTCGGGCAGACCACCGACGCCATGTACCTGGGGTTCTACAGCGACACGCTGCCGACCAACAACATCACCGACTACCTGGTGCGGGTGGTCAAGCCCAAACTGGATTCGATCCAGGGCGTGCAAACCGCAGAGATTCTCGGCGGGCGCCAGTTCGCCCTGCGCGCCTGGCTGGACCCGGACAAGCTGGCCGCGCATAACGTCACGGCGCAGGACGTCTCCACGGCCCTGGCCAACAACAACTATTTGTCTGCCGTGGGCTCGACGCGCGGGCAAACGGTCACGGTCGACCTCACGGCCGGCACCGATCTGCACACGGTGGATGAATTCAAACGACTGGTGATCAAGCAGAAAGGCGATGCCTTGGTGTACCTGGAGGACGTGGCCACCGTCACCCTTGGCGCTGAAAGCTACGACAGCAGCGTGGCGTTTTCCGGCAAGCGCTCGGTGTTCATCGGCATCAAGGCGGCGCCGACCGCGAATATCCTGACCGTCGCCGACAGCGTGCGTGAGGCCTTCCCCGAGCTGCAATCGCAACTGCCCACGGGCGTGCGCGGCGAGATCGTGTACGACTCAACCGAGTTCATCAATACCTCGATTTACGAGGTGGTCAAGACCCTGGTCGAGGCGATGATCATTGTCTCGGTGGTCATCTACCTGTTCCTCGGGTCGTTCCGCGCGGTGATCGTGCCGCTGGTGGCGATCCCGCTGTCGCTGGTCGGCACCTTCTTCATCATGTACCTGCTGGGGTACTCGATTAACCTGCTGACCCTGCTCGCGCTGGTTCTGGCGATTGGCCTGGTGGTGGACGACGCGATCATCGTGGTGGAAAACGTCGACCGGCATATCAAGGAAGAAGGCAAAGGCGTGCTGGAAGCCGCGCTGATCGCGGCGCGGGAACTGGGTGGCCCGATCGTCGCGATGACCGTGGTGTTGATCGCCGCGTACGTGCCCATCGGCCTGCGCAGCGGCCTCACCGGTGCGCTGTTCAAGGAGTTCTGTTTCTCGCTGGCGGGCGCCGTGACCGTGTCGGCCGTGGTGGCGCTGACCCTCTCGCCAATGATGACGTCCAAGCTGTTCAAGTCCGGGCAGGAAGAAGGTCGTTTTGCACGTAGGCTCGACCAGTATTTTGACTGGCTGCGCGGGCGTTACCACCGCGTGCTGTCTGGCGGGCTGAACATATGGCCGGTGCTGGTGACCTTTGGGTTTGTGCTGTTCCTGCTGGTGGCCGCCAGTGGCATGACCGCCAAAAGTGAACTGTCGCCCACCGAAGACCAGGGGCTGGTGTTCATGCAGATCAAAGGCCCGCCGACGGCCTCGCCGCAGCAGATGGAGCGCATCGCCGACCAGGCCTTCCAGATCGCCAGTAAAGAGACGGAATATGCGCAGATGTTCCAGCTGACCGGGCTGCCCATCCTCAATCAAGGCCTGGGCGGCGTGCTGCTGAAAACCTGGGGGGATCGCACGCGCTCGCAGGCCCAGCTGATACTCGACCTGCAGCAAAAGTGGAATCAGGTGCCGGGCGCCACTATCGCGGCTTTTCCGCTGCCGTCGCTGCCGGGCGCCCAGGGCTTGCCGGTGCAATTTGTGATCACCACCACCGACTCCGTGGAAAACCTCAATGAGGTCGCGCAGGCCGTGATGGCCGAGGCGCAGAAACAGCAGTTGTTCTGGTTTGCCGACATGGACTTGAAACTCGACAAGCCGCAAGCCCGGCTGGTGGTGGACCGGGAGAAGATCGCCGCATTGGGCCTGACTCAGGCCGACGTCGGCGCGGCGCTGTCGGCGGCGTTGGGCGGTAACTACGTGAACTACTTCTCGACCGCCGGCCGCTCCTACAAAGTCATTCCCCAAGTGCTGCAGGTCAACCGCCTCAACCCAGAGCAGATCCTCGATTACTACATTCGCACCCCGTCCGGCTCGATGATCCAGGCACGCACCGTCGCGCATATCGAAACCTCGACGCAGCCCGAATCGATCAACCACTTCCAGCAACTCAACTCGGCCACCCTGTCAGGCGTCAGCGGCGTGGCTCAAGGTGAGCTGCTGGCCAAACTCAACACGATCCTGACCAACGTGGCGCCCTCGGGTTACACCTCGGACTTTGCCGGCGAGTCGCGCCAATTCATCCAGGAGTCTGGTGGGTTCTTTGGTTTGCTGATGTTCTCGATTCTGATCGTCTACCTCGCCCTGGCCTTCCAGTTCGAGAGCTTTCGCGACCCGGTGGTGATCCTGTTCTCGGTGCCGCCCGCCCTGTTTGGCGCGCTGGCCTTCATCACCATGGGCTACGCGTCGATCAACGTGTACACCCAGGTGGGCCTGGTGACGCTGCTGGGGTTGATCACCAAGCACGGGATTCTGATCGTGCAGTTCGCCAACGAACTGCAACGCGCAGGTCACAGCAAGCGCGAAGCCATAGAAGAGGCCGCCGGCGTGCGTCTGCGCCCGATCCTGATGACCACGGCCGCGATGGTGCTGGGCGTGGTGCCGCTGGTGTGGGCCTCTGGCGCCGGTGCTGCGGGGCGGCACGACATGGGGCTGGTGATCTTCGCCGGGTTGTCGATTGGTACGCTGTTGACGTTGTTCATGGTGCCGGCGATGTATATGTTTATTGGGGAAACGCACCATCAGCAAACAACACAGACACTCCCAGGCTCAGACTTGAGGACGACATAA
- a CDS encoding helix-turn-helix domain-containing protein yields MQRKSLVSDECPIARSLERIGEWWSMLIMRDALHGLRRFDEFSRSLGIAPNMLTRRLNGLVDAGMLERRAYSERPPRYEYVPTAKGEDLRMVLMALVAWGNRHFAEEGTSVEVVERETGQPVQPMMVTAQGTLVPLDACVVQAGPAASAGMRQRLEPGVVTAE; encoded by the coding sequence ATGCAACGCAAGTCTCTTGTCAGCGACGAATGCCCGATCGCCCGCAGTCTTGAACGGATAGGGGAGTGGTGGAGCATGTTGATCATGCGCGACGCATTGCATGGCTTGCGTCGTTTCGATGAGTTTTCACGCAGCCTGGGCATCGCGCCGAACATGTTGACGCGCCGCTTGAATGGCCTGGTGGACGCCGGGATGCTTGAGCGCCGCGCCTACAGCGAGCGGCCGCCACGGTATGAATACGTGCCGACGGCCAAGGGCGAGGATTTGCGCATGGTGCTGATGGCACTGGTGGCGTGGGGCAATCGGCATTTTGCCGAAGAGGGCACCAGTGTCGAGGTGGTTGAGCGCGAGACGGGCCAGCCGGTGCAACCGATGATGGTCACGGCCCAAGGCACACTCGTGCCGTTGGATGCGTGCGTGGTGCAGGCCGGTCCAGCCGCCAGCGCAGGCATGCGCCAACGGTTGGAGCCTGGGGTGGTTACAGCAGAGTGA
- a CDS encoding OprD family porin: MIRQCSLLTLAVCASVSQVAFAESVTDQADSKGFIDGSSITGLLRNYYFDRDRQSGKADNRDWTQGAMLNYASGFTQGTIGFGVDAYAYGAMKLDATHADAGTGDLPTDRHGDPENGYGSVGAAVKIKVSKTQLKFGDMQPTAPVFATGGTRILPQTATGFDLTSSEIAGLDLEAGHFTSTNSGMTSNHDHDIYATYANVAANSASFVGGKYTFTPSLSATLYAGELEDIWRQYYTNLNYVLPLSHDQSLALDANLYRTLDTGSAKAGTINNTTYSVAAAYSFLAAHTLTLSFQKVHGDTPFDYIGTGNNGAGEGGDSVFLANSIQWGDFNGPGEQSWGVRYDLNMAGYGVPGLSFMTRYVNGSDINGTHTPANSAYVGDYGADGDHHETDVEAKYVLQSGPAKNLSLRVRDAMVSSNADQRDGKLNELRVIVDYPFTLL; the protein is encoded by the coding sequence ATGATTAGACAGTGCAGCCTGCTCACACTGGCAGTGTGCGCGAGTGTCAGCCAAGTGGCCTTTGCCGAGTCCGTCACCGACCAGGCCGATTCCAAGGGTTTTATTGACGGCAGCAGCATCACGGGCCTGTTGCGCAACTATTATTTCGACCGCGACCGCCAAAGTGGCAAGGCAGACAACCGCGACTGGACCCAAGGCGCAATGCTCAACTACGCCTCGGGCTTTACCCAAGGCACGATTGGTTTTGGCGTGGACGCCTACGCCTATGGCGCGATGAAACTCGACGCTACCCACGCGGATGCTGGCACCGGTGACCTGCCAACCGACCGTCATGGCGACCCGGAAAACGGCTATGGCTCGGTTGGCGCCGCGGTGAAAATCAAGGTCTCCAAAACCCAACTGAAGTTCGGTGACATGCAACCCACGGCGCCGGTCTTTGCTACCGGCGGCACGCGAATTCTGCCGCAGACCGCCACCGGGTTTGACCTGACCAGCAGCGAAATCGCCGGGCTGGACCTCGAAGCCGGGCATTTCACCAGCACCAACAGCGGCATGACCAGCAACCATGACCACGATATTTATGCCACCTACGCCAACGTCGCGGCCAACAGTGCGAGCTTCGTCGGCGGCAAATACACCTTTACGCCATCGCTGAGCGCAACCCTGTACGCCGGTGAGCTGGAAGATATCTGGCGCCAGTACTACACCAACCTCAACTACGTGTTGCCGTTGAGCCATGACCAGTCGCTGGCGCTGGACGCCAACCTGTACCGCACACTCGACACCGGCAGCGCCAAAGCCGGGACGATCAACAACACCACGTATTCGGTGGCGGCGGCCTACTCGTTCCTGGCGGCCCACACGCTGACGCTGTCGTTCCAGAAGGTGCACGGCGACACGCCGTTCGACTACATCGGCACCGGCAACAACGGCGCGGGTGAAGGCGGCGATTCGGTGTTCCTGGCCAACTCGATTCAGTGGGGCGACTTCAACGGCCCGGGCGAGCAGTCCTGGGGCGTTCGTTATGACCTGAACATGGCCGGCTACGGCGTGCCGGGCTTGAGCTTCATGACCCGCTACGTCAACGGCTCCGACATCAACGGCACGCACACGCCGGCCAACAGCGCCTACGTCGGCGACTACGGTGCCGATGGCGACCACCACGAGACGGATGTCGAGGCCAAATACGTGCTGCAAAGCGGCCCGGCGAAGAACCTGTCTCTGCGCGTGCGCGATGCGATGGTTTCGTCAAACGCGGATCAGCGCGACGGCAAATTGAACGAGCTGCGGGTGATCGTCGACTACCCGTTCACTCTGCTGTAA